The following proteins are co-located in the Choristoneura fumiferana chromosome 23, NRCan_CFum_1, whole genome shotgun sequence genome:
- the BORCS6 gene encoding BLOC-1 related complex subunit 6 yields MAEGNNKLGSPDMEDPPNKQDDMDDEISARMTASYSEISFHSDQGTNEQLEKSPGPSRPYDLPSENRKQEKYPLNMDGHVRYEGDMTHYVADDLEFKIKISSPISKRGETPIFGSSSASRSSTPSGKLYRQILAPQIGQIDITVLNDLEHEAQRIAQSVDNLIENLSSILHANSSLTAENMEVYKDAVGKTCDAMDNNIKSMYTILAKGEEVSQAMIPVQAQAARIAEIKRLLQIFESNF; encoded by the coding sequence ATGGCTGAAGGGAATAACAAACTCGGTTCTCCCGACATGGAAGATCCACCCAATAAACAAGATGACATGGATGACGAGATATCTGCGCGCATGACTGCGTCCTACAGCGAGATATCTTTTCACTCAGACCAAGGTACTAATGAACAGCTAGAGAAATCTCCCGGTCCGTCTAGGCCTTATGATTTACCATCAGAGAACCGTAAACAGGAGAAATATCCTTTGAACATGGATGGTCATGTTAGGTACGAAGGAGACATGACACATTATGTTGCAGATGATCTAGAATTTAAGATAAAAATTTCCAGTCCTATCTCGAAACGAGGTGAGACTCCTATCTTTGGAAGCTCGAGTGCTTCAAGATCCAGTACACCTTCAGGCAAACTTTATAGACAAATACTGGCTCCTCAAATAGGGCAGATTGATATAACAGTATTGAATGACTTGGAACATGAAGCTCAAAGAATAGCTCAGTCTGTAgacaatttaattgaaaatctATCAAGTATATTACATGCAAATTCTTCACTCACTGCAGAAAATATGGAGGTGTACAAAGACGCTGTGGGGAAAACTTGTGATGCTATGGACAATAATATCAAAAGCATGTACACTATACTAGCTAAAGGAGAAGAGGTCTCGCAAGCAATGATTCCAGTTCAGGCACAAGCTGCTAGAATTGCAGAAATAAAAAGACTTCTACAAATATTTgaaagtaatttttaa